The following are encoded together in the Candidatus Hinthialibacter antarcticus genome:
- a CDS encoding PAS domain S-box protein, with amino-acid sequence MMSNFPLFSRREIRFLIIYILSSILYCSVVYILWRFFSASISDEMLAIIALPILYSAYHFRRNTFYAVTAISYIGCFLFMQAVFEGLVLHDSLMMLHVGIIVLFVSGLYVNRAIGDLRRYERSLSDERDKLFSILSHTPDRIAVTDEDFNIVFVSQNVEKLYKGCVGKKCYEAFCNRSSPCCVDCSVQEVIQKKRDHFYFSHPFVERNVNGDDSEPAEKMFEFHAYPIQLDGKQCVVEFARDISDRMFAEAELRKSQQKLVEREKIYRDAIELAGCVPYYLNYERDDYDFVGSGIKKLLGYEASEFSRDAWERCEKELFLLDDLKATPALEAVEAVKTGKETHWHAHYRAETRTGEERWLSDSAVQIKNDQGIVIGSIGLLQDITQLISQEKDRILLETAIEQAAESIVITDSAGRIIYVNPYFEQVTGYTRAEALGQNPRVLKSGKHDCGFYEEMWKTLTAGKVWTGVLINKSKTGELFEEEATLSPVVDSYGTIVNYVAVKRDVTEKKQLEQHLRQSQKMEAIGSLAGGIAHDFNNILMATMGYAELVRSQLPQGGELYNQQSNIIKASMRAKELINQILSFSRQTEQEKQSIHLSPILKEALKLLSASIPKNITILSEIESDDICIFGDPTQMHQVMMNLCTNAYHAMRDRGGVLSVTMKCEPAPITQTTERNSTPGEERYCVLKVSDTGVGMDEQTMERVFEPYFTTKKKGDGTGLGLSVVHGIVKDHHGFIDIQSEVGGGTTVTASFPLLPNKAENPQHSEPLLPVGAGETIMIVDDEWPIVEMLKLSLSQLGYRVEGFVSCREALEAFKANPRSYDMVITDMSMPHRSGIEVAQEIAQIREDVPVVLCTGYVGPEHERMIADVEIADVLLKPVLQKDVAKSVHRCLHRPTLH; translated from the coding sequence ATGATGTCAAACTTTCCGTTATTTTCCCGTCGTGAAATCCGCTTTCTCATTATCTATATTCTTTCCAGTATTCTTTATTGTTCTGTCGTCTATATTCTTTGGCGATTCTTTTCCGCAAGCATTTCTGATGAAATGCTTGCGATTATTGCTTTACCAATTTTATACAGCGCTTACCATTTTCGCCGCAATACCTTTTACGCCGTTACCGCGATTTCATACATCGGCTGCTTTCTATTTATGCAGGCGGTATTCGAGGGCCTCGTATTACATGATTCCTTGATGATGCTACATGTCGGCATCATTGTACTCTTTGTTTCGGGCTTATATGTGAACCGGGCCATCGGGGACCTACGCCGGTATGAGCGTTCATTATCTGATGAACGCGACAAGTTGTTTTCAATTCTCTCTCATACTCCTGACCGCATTGCAGTAACGGACGAAGATTTTAATATCGTCTTTGTCAGTCAAAATGTAGAAAAACTGTATAAAGGCTGCGTCGGCAAAAAATGTTATGAAGCATTTTGCAACCGCTCATCTCCTTGCTGTGTAGATTGCTCTGTCCAGGAAGTGATACAAAAAAAACGTGATCATTTTTATTTCAGCCACCCGTTTGTTGAACGGAACGTGAACGGCGATGACAGCGAACCGGCTGAAAAAATGTTTGAGTTCCATGCGTATCCGATCCAGTTGGACGGTAAGCAATGCGTCGTTGAATTCGCCCGTGACATCAGCGACCGGATGTTTGCGGAGGCGGAATTGCGCAAGAGCCAGCAAAAACTGGTCGAGCGCGAAAAAATTTATCGTGACGCTATCGAGCTGGCTGGCTGCGTCCCCTATTACCTGAATTACGAACGGGATGACTATGATTTTGTTGGATCAGGCATCAAAAAATTATTAGGCTATGAGGCCAGTGAGTTTTCACGTGATGCGTGGGAGCGGTGTGAGAAAGAACTGTTTTTGTTAGACGACTTAAAAGCCACGCCCGCTCTAGAAGCGGTCGAGGCCGTGAAAACTGGCAAAGAAACTCACTGGCATGCGCACTACCGGGCCGAAACCAGGACGGGTGAAGAGCGCTGGTTGTCTGACTCCGCCGTTCAAATTAAGAACGACCAAGGAATCGTGATCGGTTCCATCGGTCTGCTTCAGGATATTACCCAGCTGATTTCGCAGGAGAAAGACCGAATCCTGCTCGAAACCGCGATTGAGCAAGCCGCCGAAAGCATTGTGATTACTGACAGCGCAGGGCGTATTATTTATGTTAACCCGTATTTTGAGCAGGTGACAGGGTATACGCGCGCTGAAGCATTAGGCCAAAACCCGAGAGTACTAAAAAGTGGAAAACATGACTGCGGCTTTTATGAGGAGATGTGGAAGACATTAACGGCAGGGAAAGTCTGGACCGGCGTTTTGATTAATAAAAGCAAAACCGGAGAACTTTTTGAAGAAGAAGCCACCTTGTCTCCAGTGGTTGACTCGTATGGAACCATCGTAAATTACGTTGCCGTGAAACGCGACGTAACAGAGAAAAAGCAGTTAGAACAACACCTGCGCCAATCGCAAAAGATGGAAGCGATTGGTTCGCTCGCCGGCGGCATCGCGCATGATTTTAACAATATTCTGATGGCTACGATGGGCTATGCGGAACTGGTGCGGTCTCAGTTGCCGCAAGGGGGGGAACTGTATAACCAACAGTCGAACATCATTAAAGCCAGTATGCGCGCCAAAGAATTAATCAACCAGATTCTTTCGTTTAGCCGCCAAACCGAGCAGGAAAAACAATCTATCCACTTAAGCCCAATCCTAAAAGAAGCCTTGAAGTTGCTCAGCGCTTCGATCCCCAAAAATATTACAATCCTCAGTGAGATCGAGTCGGATGATATTTGTATTTTTGGCGATCCGACTCAGATGCACCAAGTGATGATGAACCTGTGCACCAACGCCTATCATGCCATGCGCGACCGCGGCGGCGTGTTGTCGGTCACGATGAAATGCGAACCGGCGCCCATTACTCAAACGACGGAGCGAAATTCGACGCCGGGTGAAGAACGCTATTGCGTCTTAAAAGTCAGCGACACTGGCGTGGGCATGGACGAGCAAACGATGGAACGCGTCTTTGAGCCGTATTTCACCACCAAGAAAAAAGGCGACGGTACCGGGTTGGGGTTGTCGGTGGTGCATGGCATTGTGAAAGACCATCACGGATTCATTGATATCCAAAGTGAAGTCGGAGGCGGGACAACCGTGACCGCGTCTTTCCCGTTATTGCCAAATAAGGCTGAAAATCCACAACACAGCGAACCGTTGTTGCCGGTAGGCGCTGGCGAAACCATTATGATTGTTGATGATGAATGGCCTATTGTCGAAATGCTAAAACTTTCGTTATCGCAATTGGGCTATCGAGTGGAGGGCTTTGTTTCATGCCGCGAAGCGCTTGAGGCGTTCAAGGCAAACCCCCGTTCGTATGACATGGTGATTACCGATATGTCGATGCCGCATCGGTCGGGCATTGAGGTCGCGCAGGAAATCGCTCAAATCCGAGAGGATGTTCCTGTGGTTCTTTGTACGGGGTATGTTGGTCCTGAACATGAACGGATGATTGCCGATGTCGAGATTGCTGATGTTTTATTAAAACCCGTGCTTCAAAAAGATGTCGCCAAATCGGTTCATCGTTGTCTTCATCGCCCCACATTACATTGA